Proteins from one Desulfonema limicola genomic window:
- a CDS encoding ABC transporter substrate-binding protein, producing MFKKIFCTILLILITSSYAASEINKTQFVVGQESEFERLNPITLKNPQTYRLAWNIFEGLVGLNEEGEVIPMIAENWESSDNKIWTFHIRKDVTFHGSEIFRSKARPVTAHDVHYSYTRFCSSEAYWAWLFIDSVKGCAEYNSGKSDKVEGFTVIDDYTFQIELIKPEPFFINRISSPTISIFPKEADYEKNKNKWGIDIAVGTGPFVLFSKNDNEVVLHKNENYWDKQRIPQIDKLVYRVIKNDQLRFTELIRNKIDLMVLPTQLFPTVFDSKGKLQEKYKNFRLKEIETFNTHLIGVNTEKVNDVHLRRAIFYGTNRGEMVNTILFGYADVIGGTIPSGMNGYVSPYAKLYDPVLAKEELKKSQYDGREITMLVHELANSELIGQIFQKHMLDIGIKIKLNKLDYNSVIGRMVKGEAEMFSMFAEIIFSSPEPLLLNLFSSSKIPVPNFWHYSNIDIDNRLEWLRLVKDKKMSVRMAADIDKEIMRDVPAIFLYRQKQVIMFSDKFTDLKVNAHNHYMLEALKTAE from the coding sequence ATGTTTAAAAAAATTTTTTGCACAATATTATTAATCCTTATTACTTCTTCTTATGCTGCTTCCGAAATAAATAAGACACAATTTGTTGTGGGGCAAGAAAGTGAATTTGAACGTCTTAACCCTATCACTTTAAAAAATCCACAAACATATCGCTTGGCATGGAATATATTTGAAGGTCTTGTAGGATTAAATGAAGAAGGTGAAGTTATTCCAATGATAGCTGAAAATTGGGAAAGCTCCGACAACAAAATTTGGACATTTCATATTCGAAAAGATGTCACATTTCATGGATCTGAAATATTCAGGTCAAAAGCAAGACCAGTTACAGCTCATGATGTTCATTACAGTTATACCCGTTTTTGTTCATCTGAGGCATACTGGGCGTGGCTGTTTATAGATTCTGTAAAAGGATGTGCCGAATATAATTCGGGGAAGTCTGACAAAGTTGAAGGCTTTACAGTTATTGATGATTATACTTTTCAGATTGAACTCATTAAACCAGAACCTTTTTTTATCAATCGGATATCCAGTCCCACTATTTCCATTTTTCCCAAAGAAGCAGATTATGAAAAAAATAAAAATAAATGGGGAATAGATATTGCTGTCGGCACAGGCCCTTTTGTTCTTTTTTCAAAGAATGACAATGAAGTCGTATTACATAAAAATGAAAATTACTGGGATAAGCAGAGGATTCCACAAATTGATAAATTGGTGTACCGAGTGATTAAAAATGATCAGCTTCGCTTTACCGAACTGATAAGAAATAAAATTGATTTGATGGTACTGCCAACCCAGTTATTCCCGACTGTATTTGATAGCAAAGGCAAGTTGCAAGAGAAATATAAAAATTTCCGTTTAAAAGAAATCGAAACTTTTAACACACATCTCATTGGAGTTAACACTGAAAAAGTGAATGATGTTCATTTGAGACGGGCAATATTTTATGGAACCAACAGAGGGGAAATGGTAAATACGATTTTGTTTGGTTATGCGGATGTCATTGGCGGAACCATACCATCCGGTATGAACGGATATGTTTCCCCTTACGCTAAACTATATGATCCTGTATTGGCAAAAGAAGAACTAAAAAAATCCCAATATGACGGTAGAGAGATAACTATGCTGGTTCATGAACTTGCCAACAGCGAATTGATCGGGCAGATTTTTCAGAAACATATGCTGGATATCGGAATTAAAATAAAATTAAACAAATTAGATTATAACAGTGTCATTGGAAGAATGGTAAAAGGGGAGGCAGAAATGTTCAGTATGTTTGCAGAAATTATATTCTCCTCTCCTGAACCGCTTCTGTTAAACCTTTTCAGTTCATCAAAAATTCCGGTTCCGAATTTCTGGCATTATTCCAACATAGATATTGATAACCGTTTGGAATGGCTGCGATTAGTTAAGGATAAAAAAATGTCCGTAAGAATGGCAGCAGATATAGATAAAGAGATTATGCGGGATGTACCGGCAATCTTCCTGTACCGTCAAAAGCAGGTTATTAT